TTGAAACAAAATCAGGAGGCAAAAGTGGAGATTATAAACGCTAGAGAAGAGAAACTAGACCTTACTTACCCTTGTTCTTGGTGCTATAAGCTTATAGCTGGTGAAAAAGAGGCTTTAGAGAAGGCTATACATGATGTTATAGAGGCTCGTGAGCACAAACTAACACACTCA
The sequence above is drawn from the Candidatus Sulfurimonas baltica genome and encodes:
- a CDS encoding HP0495 family protein, which produces MEIINAREEKLDLTYPCSWCYKLIAGEKEALEKAIHDVIEAREHKLTHSNNSKSGKYVSMNLDMLVHNEDDRNFIYEALKQHQNIKMVL